One part of the Gemmatimonadaceae bacterium genome encodes these proteins:
- the selA gene encoding L-seryl-tRNA(Sec) selenium transferase, with protein MGDARRALPAIGSLLARDAVRALGAHAPAALLTEAARRVVADVREGRASAPAADDEWNARVARALSNLERPSLRAVFNATGVVLHTNLGRAPLAQVALDAIARTASGACNLEYDVDEGRRGSRYVHSVALLRELTGAEDAIVVNNCAAALVLALNTFARHREAVISRGELVEIGGSFRVPDIMARSGAVLREVGTTNRTHADDYRAALGDRTGALLKVHRSNFEITGFVAEASLRDLAPIATEQAIPLIHDFGSGLMVDLSPFGLSGEPLAADVVRDGATLTLMSGDKLLGGPQAGIILGKGEAVAACRRNPLCRALRVDKLTLAALEATLALYRDPARAVREVPALAMLTAPLEVVRARVATLGEAVRAAGVAGCNAAVVDSVATVGGGAFPSSRIPSAALALDGDATALDAALRHGATAIVGRIERDRLLLDLRSIPPSLDGALAQALRDTLTASAA; from the coding sequence ATGGGCGACGCACGACGCGCACTTCCCGCCATCGGCTCGCTCCTCGCCCGCGACGCCGTGCGAGCGCTGGGCGCGCACGCTCCCGCCGCACTGCTCACCGAGGCGGCACGCCGGGTGGTCGCCGACGTGCGCGAGGGGCGCGCGAGCGCCCCCGCGGCCGACGACGAATGGAATGCGCGCGTCGCGCGCGCGCTGTCGAACCTCGAGCGTCCATCGCTGCGCGCCGTGTTCAACGCAACCGGGGTTGTGTTGCACACCAACCTGGGGCGCGCCCCGCTGGCACAGGTGGCGCTCGACGCCATCGCCCGCACGGCCAGCGGCGCGTGCAACCTGGAGTACGACGTGGACGAGGGGCGCCGCGGCTCGCGGTATGTGCACAGCGTCGCGCTGCTGCGAGAGCTGACCGGTGCCGAGGACGCCATCGTGGTGAACAACTGCGCCGCCGCGCTCGTCCTCGCCCTCAACACCTTTGCCCGCCACCGCGAGGCCGTCATCTCGCGCGGCGAACTGGTGGAGATCGGCGGATCGTTCCGCGTTCCCGACATCATGGCGCGCAGCGGTGCGGTGCTGCGCGAGGTGGGGACGACGAATCGCACGCACGCCGACGACTACCGCGCGGCGTTAGGCGACCGCACCGGCGCGCTGCTCAAGGTCCATCGCTCCAACTTCGAGATCACCGGCTTCGTGGCCGAGGCGTCGTTGCGCGACCTGGCCCCCATCGCCACCGAGCAGGCCATTCCGCTCATTCACGACTTCGGGAGCGGGCTGATGGTGGATCTTTCCCCCTTTGGGCTTTCGGGCGAGCCGCTGGCGGCCGACGTGGTGCGCGACGGCGCCACCCTCACGCTCATGAGCGGCGACAAGCTCCTGGGCGGGCCCCAGGCGGGGATCATCCTCGGCAAGGGGGAGGCGGTGGCGGCGTGCCGCCGCAACCCGCTGTGCCGCGCGCTGCGCGTCGACAAGCTCACGCTTGCCGCGCTCGAGGCAACGTTGGCGCTCTACCGCGACCCGGCGCGCGCCGTGCGCGAGGTCCCCGCGCTCGCCATGCTCACCGCCCCGCTCGAGGTCGTGCGCGCGCGCGTCGCCACCCTGGGCGAGGCGGTGCGCGCCGCCGGCGTCGCCGGCTGCAATGCGGCAGTGGTGGACAGCGTTGCAACTGTCGGAGGCGGCGCCTTTCCCTCCTCGCGCATCCCGTCGGCCGCGCTGGCGCTCGACGGCGACGCCACCGCCCTTGACGCCGCATTGCGGCACGGCGCCACCGCGATCGTCGGTCGCATCGAGCGCGACCGCCTCCTCCTCGACCTGCGCTCCATCCCCCCGTCGCTCGACGGCGCGCTCGCGCAGGCCCTGCGCGACACGCTCACCGCGAGCGCCGCATGA
- a CDS encoding Ig-like domain-containing protein — protein sequence MRVAARAFPLAVLAGVLAGVLACASASTPPGGPETYDPPRILRMRPDTNAVNVRGGSIAFDFDKVINERPMGASSLAGLFLISPSYGEPSVSWRRDFIAVSPKGGFRANTTYHVRMLPGLTDLEGNVDSVTREFVFSTGPVIAKAHIRGNIFDWQSEKPGQLALIEAFPIPTSKDSLRYLTLADSLGRFDLANLPVGEYLLRGIIDQNKNRLLDPRELYDTMKVALVDSARREILAYVHDTIGVGIQTVTLMDSMTIRLQLDRALDTAFVIDASHFSLKKRDSSVVAIARTQSRQAYDLAQERGRKTKAIQDSLRRAAKEDSSRADSAKRDSAKAPAPPPPPTNRRTLPPRRAQIDSAIDRLTGRDTVAKEPPPKPSKPSPVNELIITTAAPLAPGTQYRIRAVELPSLLRRRRSSERVFSTPKPKVDTTKKDTTKAGGKAKADSAAARDTVGAPGGPEARGALDARLRHLLR from the coding sequence GTGCGGGTAGCCGCGCGCGCCTTCCCGCTCGCGGTGCTGGCCGGCGTACTGGCCGGTGTGCTGGCCTGCGCGTCGGCCAGCACGCCGCCAGGCGGGCCGGAGACCTACGACCCGCCCCGCATCCTGCGCATGCGCCCCGACACGAATGCGGTGAACGTTCGCGGCGGGAGCATTGCCTTCGACTTCGACAAGGTCATCAACGAGCGCCCCATGGGCGCGAGTTCACTCGCCGGACTCTTCCTCATCTCGCCCTCGTACGGTGAGCCGAGCGTGTCGTGGCGCCGCGACTTCATCGCCGTCTCGCCCAAGGGAGGCTTCCGCGCCAACACGACGTATCATGTGCGCATGCTCCCGGGGCTCACCGACCTCGAAGGGAACGTCGATTCCGTCACCCGCGAGTTTGTCTTCTCCACGGGGCCGGTGATTGCCAAGGCGCACATCCGCGGCAACATCTTCGACTGGCAGAGCGAGAAGCCGGGACAGCTCGCGCTCATCGAGGCCTTCCCCATCCCCACGTCGAAGGACTCGCTGCGCTACCTCACGCTGGCCGACTCGCTGGGGCGCTTCGACCTCGCCAACCTCCCGGTGGGTGAGTACCTGTTGCGCGGCATCATCGACCAGAACAAGAACCGCCTCCTCGACCCGCGCGAGCTGTACGACACGATGAAAGTCGCCCTCGTCGACTCGGCGCGGCGCGAGATCCTGGCGTACGTGCACGACACCATCGGCGTCGGGATCCAGACGGTGACGCTGATGGACTCCATGACGATTCGCCTGCAGCTCGATCGTGCGCTCGATACCGCCTTCGTCATCGACGCGTCGCACTTCTCGCTCAAGAAGCGCGACTCGAGCGTCGTGGCCATCGCCCGCACGCAGTCGCGCCAGGCCTACGACCTGGCGCAGGAGCGAGGGCGCAAGACCAAGGCAATCCAGGACTCGCTACGCCGCGCGGCAAAGGAGGATTCGTCGCGTGCCGACTCTGCCAAGCGCGACAGCGCCAAGGCGCCCGCCCCGCCCCCGCCCCCCACCAACCGCCGCACACTCCCGCCGCGCCGCGCGCAGATCGACTCGGCTATCGACCGACTCACCGGTCGCGACACGGTCGCCAAGGAACCACCGCCCAAGCCCAGCAAGCCGTCGCCGGTGAACGAGTTGATCATCACCACCGCGGCGCCGCTCGCCCCCGGGACCCAGTACCGCATTCGCGCGGTAGAGCTTCCGTCGCTCCTGCGGCGCCGGCGTTCGTCGGAGCGCGTTTTCAGCACGCCCAAGCCCAAGGTGGACACGACGAAGAAGGACACGACGAAAGCGGGGGGCAAGGCCAAGGCCGACAGCGCCGCCGCGCGCGATACCGTCGGCGCGCCCGGCGGGCCAGAAGCGCGCGGCGCGCTCGACGCGCGCCTGCGCCACCTGCTGCGTTAG